The sequence below is a genomic window from bacterium.
GGCGTGGATCTGCCCGACAACGTGGGACTGACCGGCAACGGCCTGTCCGGCGCGTGCGAGGCCTGCGCCGCGCACTTCACGGCCGAGGGCATCCCGCTCACCCCCTTCGCCGATGCGGCACCGACCGTGGAGGCGCCCTACCAGCTCGGTCTGGTCATCGCCCGCGACGGCGGCGGTCTGGAACTGGCGCGCAGCCGGCCCGTCCTGCCGGTCTCCACCGAGGTGAACTGCGTCACCTCGGGCTGCCATTCGAGCGAACAGGACATCATCTACGGCCACGAACTCGCCGGGGGCTACGATCCCGCCGACCAGCCCATCCTCTGCGCCGGCTGCCACGCCTCGCCGGCCCTGGGCACGACCGGTATCCCGGAAGCGGGCTACTTCTCGTTCCGCATCCACGACCAGCACAAGTTCCTGGACGAGACGATGCCCGGACAGGACGGCTGCAACATGTGCCATCCGGGCCCCCAGACCCAGTGCCTGCGCGGCACCATGGCCACCGACTACGCCATGATCTGCCAGGACTGCCACGGCGACCTGAACCAGGTGTCCGGCTCCATCGAGCACCAGGGCCGCGTGCCCTGGCTGAACGAGCCGGCGTGCCGCGATTGTCACGCCACCCAGTACGGCGAGCCGGCGGGCCGGCTCTATCGACTCAGCACCGGGCACGGCGGGCTCATGTGCGCCGCCTGCCACGGCTCGCCCCACGCCATCTGGCCCAGCCGCGAGGCCAACGACAACCTGATGGCCGAGGACCTGCAGAACGCGGCCGGCACCCTGCGCGATTGCACGGTCTGCCACGGCATCGTGCCCGACGGTCCCGGTCCCCACGGCTACACCCCGACGACGGACGTGCTGGAACTGGAGCTGGCGCGCGAGGGCGGCCGACTGCACGTATATCCCTCGCCGCTGAGGCCCGGCGCGACCGCCACGATCAAGGCCTCGGCCGCCACGGGCGCAACCGGCAGGCTGCTCGTCTTCGACGTGCGCGGGCGCGCGGTACGCCTGCTGCGCCCGCGCGCCGGCGAGAGCGGGACGATGGTGGCCAGCTGGGACGGCCGCGACACGGACGGCGATCAGGTGGCCGCCGGCACGTATTTCCTGCGCTGGGACGACGGCCACGCCAGCGCCTCGGGCAAGGTGCTCGCAGTGCATTGACCATTCGGAAGCGGTGAGTGCGAAGCCCCCGCATGTCACGGGGGCTTCGTCATTCGAGGGGCCGCTGGTCCCCGGGCGTGAGCCGGATCATCCTGATCTTCTCGACGGTGATCAGGCCGTTGAGGATCATGCCCTCCAGCGCGGGCAGCAGGGCATCGATGCGCTCCGGCCCGTCGGCGATCTCGATCACCATGGGCAAGTCGGCGCTCAGGCGCAGCACGCCCGCCTTGTGGATGCGCAGGTCCGCGCCGTAGCCCTGCACGCCCCGCAGCACCGTGGCGCCGGCCATGCCGCGGTCGCGGCAGAGCTCGACGATGGACTCGTAGAGCAGCTTGCCC
It includes:
- a CDS encoding DUF190 domain-containing protein, producing MRTEDEGKLLRIYVDETAEHGGKLLYESIVELCRDRGMAGATVLRGVQGYGADLRIHKAGVLRLSADLPMVIEIADGPERIDALLPALEGMILNGLITVEKIRMIRLTPGDQRPLE